TACCGTTGAAATTGAAAAGTGGCGCCCGTCATGAGGCCGTCCTTCAATACGTGCGGCCTTTGGTCGATGCGAAAAGCGAGGAATCGGCACCGTACGAAATCATGGCCGAGGTGTATGCATTACGCGCTGCCACGGAGAATGATCCCGAGCACAACATTGCAATAGGCCTTCGAATGACATCCGAGGCTCTCGCCAAGAGCCCGGACCTCGCACAGATTTTTGCCATCAAAGGGCTCCTTCATCTCGCTCGAGCGCATCGCGCGAAAACGTCAACCGCGGCCGCCGAAGCCTCAGCACGAGCAACCACCGCATTCGAAGACGCCGCTCGCCGCAACCCCATCATGTCAGCACAATATGCATATCGACGAAAAGCCTTGCAGCGGGAACTTCGTTAAACGTCGACACCTGGAACGAAATGCGTCAGACTCTTTGGTGTAACACAAATAACTCCCTGATCGGGTTGGCACGATACCTGCGATATCACTTATCGAAGCCCTTTACGGAGGTCCCCATGCTTGCACAACGAATGGTCTCGTGTCTCGTGGTTACGATCGGTTTGATCGCGGTTGGGTGCGCAACGGAGCCCACCGGCAATCCGGTCGACGGGGAACTCCTTTCCGTACCGCTCGATACGATGGCTCCAGGCGATCCACAAGACGATCCCCCTGGGAGCAAGAACGGCTTTCTGCCCGCATGTTTTTGGGATCCCAACGTGATCGAAGGCCTGCGCAAATACGCCGTCGGAGCCATCTGGACGAGCCCCAGCAACGCAACCTACGGCACGTTGCCGGCCAACAGCACAATGGACCTGGTCCCGCTGGCATGCCGCGCCGAAGCGCTCAAGTACCTCGCGAGATGCGCCATGCCCAAAGATACCTTCGTCTACGATACGCTCACGGGCGATCGATATTGGGGCTGGCTGAATTTGTCGACGCCGTGGCTCACGGGCGCATTGCCAACCGACGACCAGTGGTGGGTCACGGCGTGTATGCTCCAGCACCTGAATGGATACCACGTGGAAGTGCCCCTTCTGCTGGACGGCGCACGAACGGAGCTGTATTCACCGTCTGCAAGTCACCCGGAATTCGTCTACCGAGATTCTCGCTTGTGGGGGAACCTCTTCGATACGTCGACCGATTTCGTCGCTTATGCGTGTTACGAAGATGACCTGAACGACGCATGCACGGAATTTACGGTCGTTGATACGCGAATCTGCGACTCGGACCCGACCCTCGAATGCAACCTGAACATCCTCGGGCCATGCAGCGACGTGTGCACGCCCGTAAAGAGCGGTTACCAATGCCCTGATAGCGGCATGAAGCACGTCGGCTCGCGCCTGAAAGATTTCTCCTCCATGTACGGCACGGTGTGCGGTCCATGACGTAACAAAACGTACCGCGTCTAGTAATGGCGCGAGATGTGTGTTGTCGAAAGGCGCATTCCCTGCGTTCCTACGGGACGCGGCTCGCGTTCCGAAAGGACGCGGCTCGCCCTCGAAAAGTGGCTGGCACCTTTTCGGTGGCACGAGCGACACACGTCAGCGTCCGAGCAGCCGCCGCCACCACGGCGCTTTTGCATCCACCACCGTTTCCGCCGTCGCCATCGCTTTTTCCGTCACGGTATCGGCCGAACGCCCCGCCTGCCCACCTTTGGCTCCGCTCGCCTTTTCAGCTTCGGTCATACCAACGAGCATCTCCGCGCGAATGTCCGACGCGCCCGCCATGACCGCCTCGAGTGCCCCGAAGAGCTCCGCACCATGGGCATATCGAGCATCCCGATCCGATTGCATTGCTTTTTCGACGATTCCGATGACCGCCGGACGCACCCAGGGAGCCTCTTGCGATAGCGGTGGAGGCGGCTGCGTCATGATGGCTCGCAATATCTGCATGAACGACTTCAGATTCGCATACGGGGGCGCCCCTGCGAGCATCGCGTAAAGCGTCACGCCCATTGAATACACGTCGGCTCGAGCGTCCACGTGCTTGGCACCATCGAATTGCTCGGGCGCCATGTAAAGCGGCGTTCCCAGCATCTCCCCACTCGACGTCATCGAATTCAAAGGCGCCGTCATTCCCGGCACACCGTCTTTCGATTGGCGAATTTTTGCTATGCCAAAATCGAGCAATTTGACGATGACGTCACCATTTTCATTGCGAGAAAGAAAAATGTTCTCCGGTTTGATGTCCCGATGCACCACGCCCGCCGCATGCGCCGCCGCGAGCCCCGCACACGCCTGCGTCGCAATACGCAGCGCAACCGTCGGCTCCAGAGCGCCCACGCGATCGAGCAGCGAACGCAGGTCCTCCCCCTCGAGCAGCTCCATCACCTGAAAGACGACGTCTTTTTCCGGCTCCCGTGCGCATTCGAAGACAGCCGTCACGTGGGGCGAATCGAGCGTCCCGGCAATGCGAGCTTCTTGCTCGAATCGGAGCAAATTCGGATCGTCTTCGGCAAACGATTGCCCATGCATCCACTTGACCGCAACTCGACGCCCCGAACTCACCTCGCGCGCCTCGTACACCATCCCCATGCCACCCTTGCCGATGACTCGAACAATCTCGTATTTGTCGAGTAGCAGGCTGACCATGGCCGCTAACCGTCCTCGTCCAAAAGCCTCGTGAACAGCTTTTTGCCCTCGTCGCCCACGGCTTTGCAAAGCGCATCGACTCGCTCGACTTCGCGGCGGAGCATCTTGTGGTGATTTCGATTTTGCACTTGTTGTCCCTTGCCAAGCATTCGGAAAGCATGTTCGCGGCTTCCCGTGCGTTCCACCGCCGTGCCCACGATGAATCCGCGCAAAGCTTCGCCATGATCCAAATCGAGGCACCCGCCCCGTTCTTCGAGCCGCTCCGCTTCCTCGACGAATGCCACCGCCGCAGCTTGCATGCAATCGACGAGCGATCGTTTACCGCCTCCCGACTCGTAACTCAGCGCCCGAAGGAAATGCCGCTCCTCGAGGACGATTTCATGCGCGCCCGGCGGATGATTCATCAGACCGAGCGCATAGGCGCGCCGAACGACATTGTCGAGTTGCCGCAGATTTCCAGGCCAAGTCCGCTCGGAGAGGACGCGATCGACGCCCGCCGCAATACGCACTTGCCCGTCCGGAATGGATTCTCGATGTCGCCTCAGCGTCATGAAATGAGCCCATTCGGCAATTTCGTCGCGCCGCTCGTCGAGTGACGGCATTTTCACGGGCAACACATTGATTCGATAATAAAGATCCTCGCGAAATTGCCCTTGCCGTACCAATTCGAACAAATTGGCATTGCTGCCGACGATGAACCGCACATCGGCACGCTGTTCGCGTCCCGCATCCCCGAGCGTTCGATATTTTCGGGATTCGAGTAATTGCAAAAGCCCTGCTTGGGCTTTGAGCGAAAGTTTGTCGATTTCATCAATGAAAAGCGTCCCGCCCATCGCGCGAGCGATCGCGCCCGGAGCATCGCGCACGGCGCCCGTGAAAGCCCCTTTGCGCCATCCGCAGAGCTCGGCCATTTGCAGGTCTTCCGGCACCGTGATCAGGTCGAGAACTTCGAACGGCCCGCTTCGCCGTCCCGATTGCGCATGACACCATTGCGCGAGCCGCGATTTGCCCGCGCCCGTGGGCCCACCAATGAGCAGCGTCTCCTCTTGCTGTGCAAATACGCGTAACATTTCGACAATCGGCGCCATGACCGGACCCACGACGGGCAGAAGATCGTCCGTGGGACACGTCGACACGGGCCGCAGCGGCAAACCCACCAAATACGGCGCGGCAATGTCGACGAGCATTTGCACGTCCTCGCACACGGGCAACGTGATGAATTCGTCTCCGACGGCGATAGGACAACCCATCTCCACGGTCGCCATTCCTTCGATGGCTCCCCGCATCGATCGAATGGGAATGGCAATCATATGCGTCGCGTCGCGATTCGTCAGTCGCTGCACGGTTTCGGAGCTGGAAAACCCGCCCTCCGCCACGACTTCGAGCGTTCCGTCCGAAAACGTGCAAACGCGACCAATCGGCACATCGATGGCCACGGGACGAACACGCTGCACGACCCAGCGCCATGCACTCGCGCTCGGCAAGTGCATCGATGCGGTTTGCCCCGCCTTGGGCGAAGATTCATCGACGACGACGAGCCGCTGATATCCGTCGGCCGGGCGCAAATGCACCATTCCCCGCAAGACTCGACCAAGTTTTGCAAACGGGCTTGCTCTCAGCGCGGCGTTCGCCGACCCGAGCGCTTCCTGCAAGATGACCGACGCTGCATCTTCGAGGTATTTCGAGTCGCGAAGCCGCGCGATGAACTCTTGCAGTCGCTTGTGTTCCACCATAGATTTCGTCGGCCATCGTTGGATCGTCAGCGCAGCGAGCATTCACCGCGTGAACGGCTCACGGCCTGTGAGACTCTCACTCCTCTCGGCATTTTTCAAGAAGGATCCATCGCGACGGGCCGCGGCCCCGTAACACTTTCGACGAACCCACCAAGGCGTAGTTTTTCGACGTGCGCTTTGCTATGGTTGCGCTGCTGCGCCGCAGATAGCGGCGGAGGAGGACGTATGGCCAAGGGACAAGAGAAGCCCGGAAAGAACAACAAGCCCAAGCTCTCCACCAAAGAAAAGCAAGAGAAGAAGAAGGAGAAGCAAGCCTCCAAGGGCAAGTGAACGCCTCCACTCTCCACAGCCTGCCGGGCTGCCAAGTCGCAGTCCGGCAGGCTGTCAAGAGGGAAAACGCACGACCGGCAGCGCCAACGCAGCGCCCTCCTCAGTTGCGCTCGGCAAATGTCATCAGCGATTCCCGGACGAACTTCTCCCCGTTCCACCTCATGAAGTAGTACCGAGGTGAGCTCAGCGGCTCGGGGAACGTAAACCGCACTTCCACGACTTCCCCCTCCGCGTTCATCTTCTCAATCGTCGCTCGATACGGCCCCGGCTCGAACGTTTGTCCCACGAAAAAGGGTTTTCCCGTCGTGTACAAAAGCTCGAAGATCGTCGGGAAGAACGATCCATGTTTCGGACGAATCGTGAATTCGCGCTCGTTTTCGACCTGAACGTCCACGTCCTTGATCGCATACGAAAGCGAATGATAGTGAATTCGTTCGCCGCCCAAACCCTGGTAAAGTTTGTCGATGTACGACAATTTTGGATTGTGCGTAATGGGCGTATAATCCGATATACCCGTCGGCAAGACGCGACGCAAATAGAGCCCGTAAAGCGCCGTCATTTCGCGTTGATGCCAATTCAAAAAGAACACCTCGATCTTTTCCGGCGGCAAGCGCTGGTAATCGATGGTCTCCGCGAGCGACGTCGAGATCACGCGAAACCGCCCCTCGAACGTGCCCACGACGTAAATGCACACTTGGCAAAGCACCGGCGCGAGGATCAAGTGCAGGCCCATGAGCGCCCAACTGACCGCCCGATATCGACGATCTTTGGTCGCCTCGAACCGCTTCATCGCCTCTTCGAAGACCCGCGCCACCATGTACGCAAATCC
The Polyangiaceae bacterium genome window above contains:
- a CDS encoding serine/threonine protein kinase; protein product: MVSLLLDKYEIVRVIGKGGMGMVYEAREVSSGRRVAVKWMHGQSFAEDDPNLLRFEQEARIAGTLDSPHVTAVFECAREPEKDVVFQVMELLEGEDLRSLLDRVGALEPTVALRIATQACAGLAAAHAAGVVHRDIKPENIFLSRNENGDVIVKLLDFGIAKIRQSKDGVPGMTAPLNSMTSSGEMLGTPLYMAPEQFDGAKHVDARADVYSMGVTLYAMLAGAPPYANLKSFMQILRAIMTQPPPPLSQEAPWVRPAVIGIVEKAMQSDRDARYAHGAELFGALEAVMAGASDIRAEMLVGMTEAEKASGAKGGQAGRSADTVTEKAMATAETVVDAKAPWWRRLLGR
- a CDS encoding sigma-54-dependent Fis family transcriptional regulator, translated to MVEHKRLQEFIARLRDSKYLEDAASVILQEALGSANAALRASPFAKLGRVLRGMVHLRPADGYQRLVVVDESSPKAGQTASMHLPSASAWRWVVQRVRPVAIDVPIGRVCTFSDGTLEVVAEGGFSSSETVQRLTNRDATHMIAIPIRSMRGAIEGMATVEMGCPIAVGDEFITLPVCEDVQMLVDIAAPYLVGLPLRPVSTCPTDDLLPVVGPVMAPIVEMLRVFAQQEETLLIGGPTGAGKSRLAQWCHAQSGRRSGPFEVLDLITVPEDLQMAELCGWRKGAFTGAVRDAPGAIARAMGGTLFIDEIDKLSLKAQAGLLQLLESRKYRTLGDAGREQRADVRFIVGSNANLFELVRQGQFREDLYYRINVLPVKMPSLDERRDEIAEWAHFMTLRRHRESIPDGQVRIAAGVDRVLSERTWPGNLRQLDNVVRRAYALGLMNHPPGAHEIVLEERHFLRALSYESGGGKRSLVDCMQAAAVAFVEEAERLEERGGCLDLDHGEALRGFIVGTAVERTGSREHAFRMLGKGQQVQNRNHHKMLRREVERVDALCKAVGDEGKKLFTRLLDEDG